Proteins from one Aquila chrysaetos chrysaetos chromosome 5, bAquChr1.4, whole genome shotgun sequence genomic window:
- the LOC115342321 gene encoding maltase-glucoamylase, intestinal-like, which produces MGKEHNSERITKEACVAALGGRLGSGRDGQRAGAAAAQKRVDCHAQPGASPEACEARGCATGVAKAPWCFFPEDGPYGYAPGGNTEKTAKGWRRARVAPSPLRSGAAPRPPPGRLARDLPRAASPPPARLATRRTLTWKSRVAPPGPRQGGRRQRAVAVGTSACFCRRVTLNERQALSLFGNDISPVVLEVEFQTRDRLRFRLYDPNRQRFEVPLKSDSPGVTADEASYDVEFADDSSRFRIKRKSTGTVLWDSPLVDLFFSNQYLQITTTVPSTSVYGFGEHEHPSFKHSMDFVTYGMFSRDQAPAPFANLYGVHPFYMCVEADSNAHGVLLLNSNAQDVSLSPNPSLTFRTIGGILDFYVFLGLTPENVIQQYTEAIGCPHMPAYWSLGFHLSRWGYGSIDVLKKTVDRMHYYDIPYISMDFSLCMLILQSKVRRIKL; this is translated from the exons ATGGGGAAAGAACACAACAGCGAAAGAATAACTAAAGAAGCTTGCGTTGCGG CCCTAGGCGGGCGCCTCGGCTCAGGCCGGGACGGGCAGCGcgcgggggctgcggcggcgcAGAAGCGCGTCGACTGCCACGCGCAGCCGGGCGCTTCCCCCGAGGCCTGCGAGGCGCGGGGCTGCGCCACCGGCGTGGCCAAGGCTCCCTGGTGCTTCTTCCCCGAGGACGGTCCCTACGGCTACGCCCCGGGCGGCAACACCGAGAAGACGGCCAAAGGCTGGAGGCGAGCACGCGTGGCTCCGTCCCCGCTGCGGTCCGGCGCtgcgccgcggccgcccccggggcgGCTCGCCAGAGACCTTCCCCGAGCCGCTTCGCCACCGCCCGCTCGGCTCGCGACGAGGAGGACG CTGACGTGGAAGAGCCGAGTTGCTCCCCCCGGCCCGCGCCAGGGTGGTCGCAGGCAGCGGGCGGTTGCGGTGGGCACCAGCGCGTGTTTCTGCCGCAGGGTGACACTGAACGAGCGCCAGGCCTTGTCCCTCTTTGGAAATGACATTTCCCCGGTCGTCTTGGAAGTGGAGTTCCAGACAAGGGACAGGCTCCGGTTCAGG CTCTACGACCCCAACAGGCAGCGGTTTGAAGTCCCACTCAAGAGTGACTCCCCCGGGGTTACTGCTGATGAGGCCAGCTACGACGTGGAGTTTGCGGATGACTCCTCGCGCTTCAGGATCAAGAGGAAAAGCACCGGCACTGTGCT GTGGGACAGTCCCCTGGTTGACCTGTTTTTCTCTAACCAGTATCTTCAGATCACAACTACTGTGCCATCCACTTCGGTGTATGGGTTTGGTGAACACGAGCATCCATCCTTCAAACACAGCATGGACTTTGTTACCTATGGCATGTTCAGCAGGGATCAGGCACCAGCG CCATTTGCCAACCTCTATGGAGTTCACCCTTTCTATATGTGTGTAGAAGCCGACTCCAATGCCCATGGTGTTCTCCTTCTGAATTCCAATGCACAAG atgttTCTCTGAGTCCAAACCCATCTTTAACTTTCCGCACTATTGGAGGGATCCTTGACTTCTATGTCTTTCTTGGACTGACTCCTGAAAATGTAATTCAGCAATACACAGAG GCCATTGGATGCCCACACATGCCTGCCTACTGGTCTCTGGGATTTCATCTCTCCCGATGGGGTTATGGCAGCAttgatgttttaaagaaaactgtcGATCGCATGCACTACTATGATATACCATATATAAGTATGGATTTTTCACTGTGTATGCTAATTTTACAATCCAAAGTGCGACGAATAAAATTATAA